From one Sardina pilchardus chromosome 6, fSarPil1.1, whole genome shotgun sequence genomic stretch:
- the LOC134082903 gene encoding zinc fingers and homeoboxes protein 2-like, with protein sequence MASRRKSSTPCMIRPSDMMEQDVSDDMDAPVSSAVENGSASLPPSEDWTSVKSPVSSTREAAEPERTEAEPRPQRKLQGGYECKYCTFSTQNLNEFKEHVDSNHPNVILNPLYLCAVCNFNTKKFDTLTEHNEKCHPGESNFKFRRIKLNSQTILEQTIEGSNSAVIYDATSAQGGEDFATFPLSKSTTVKIGKPKTDIKRPSVDGQMELNPDLPKKQITAVNVNGTVIIPDASLKDGLSHIMPSLQRPPNFNLVPKIAVPLNTSKYNPSLDGNLTLISSFNKFPYPTQAELSWLTAASKHPEEQIKVWFTTQRLKQGISWSPEEVEEARKKMFNGTIQTVPQAFTVLPAQLTQSNKSSQSLIQTVPCQLLGQSSLVLTTVTNGSTVTCAPIALTVATHVAQAVKRPLTAPIVAPEVKRPSIIKSLQTVPKSASPSPSLSDCNKTPDQIRELKASYSLCQFPDDEEVYRLIEVTGLSWGEIKKWFSDQRHKSVQQIKSEVLLKDSQPQKSVPTQFPLLERVKGKSSEQLQMLEESFQRVSFPTQAEVDHLVVDTKLSKNEIDCWFTERRALRDNLEQALLNSMGPKRLEQRGSQNGVHDQEHRARSSPLPILTTSMCAEPIDTKSLGLLKDVFTQTQWPSPEEYSHLEIQTGLVRTDIVRWFKDSRLALKNGTLEWMEQFQNLSNKKQNGQSSALLTEQAQSVLQRHFQDTKTLKGEDTERPPERSKIINQEIVDWFTSKLGHTMSDISKGRDQHGQTSVDHGRWVKVTMAADNERTCLETQKVTPDLEVLTAEHPGRVTG encoded by the coding sequence ATGGCCAGCCGAAGAAAGTCTTCGACTCCCTGCATGATCCGGCCTAGCGACATGATGGAGCAGGACGTCTCCGATGACATGGACGCCCCGGTCAGCAGCGCTGTGGAGAATGGATCTGCTTCATTGCCGCCCAGCGAGGACTGGACGTCAGTGAAGAGTCCCGTAAGCTCGACGCGTGAGGCAGCTGAGCCAGAGAGAACTGAAGCGGAGCCTCGGCCACAGCGAAAGCTACAAGGAGGCTATGAATGTAAATACTGTACGTTCTCTACCCAGAACCTGAACGAGTTCAAAGAACATGTGGACTCGAACCACCCTAACGTAATTTTGAATCCTTTGTACCTGTGCGCTGTCTGCAACTTCAACACGAAAAAGTTTGACACTTTGACCGAGCACAATGAGAAATGTCACCCCGGAGAAAGCAATTTCAAGTTCAGAAGAATCAAACTGAACAGCCAGACCATTCTAGAGCAAACCATTGAAGGTTCAAATTCTGCAGTCATCTATGATGCAACCAGTGCCCAAGGTGGAGAGGACTTTGCCACATTTCCCTTAAGTAAGTCCACTACAGTGAAGATTGGTAAGCCAAAAACAGACATCAAGCGCCCATCTGTTGATGGTCAGATGGAGCTCAACCCAGACCTTCCTAAAAAGCAGATCACTGCAGTGAATGTGAACGGAACTGTGATAATTCCAGACGCATCACTGAAAGACGGACTCTCTCACATAATGCCCTCCCTACAGCGTCCACCGAACTTCAACCTTGTCCCAAAAATTGCTGTACCGTTGAACACTTCTAAGTACAACCCCTCTCTGGACGGCAATTTGACACTTATTTCTTCTTTCAATAAATTCCCCTACCCGACCCAGGCTGAGCTGTCTTGGCTGACTGCTGCCTCCAAACACCCAGAGGAACAAATCAAGGTGTGGTTTACGACTCAGAGACTGAAACAGGGCATAAGTTGGTCAcctgaggaggtggaggaggctcGCAAGAAAATGTTCAATGGCACCATCCAGACAGTTCCCCAGGCATTCACCGTTTTACCTGCTCAGCTGACCCAATCCAACAAATCTTCACAGTCCCTTATCCAGACCGTCCCTTGCCAATTGCTTGGGCAGTCTAGCCTAGTGCTGACAACAGTCACCAATGGGTCGACTGTGACATGTGCACCAATTGCACTGACGGTAGCCACACATGTGGCACAAGCAGTCAAGAGGCCTCTCACGGCACCCATTGTTGCTCCAGAGGTGAAACGACCCTCCATCATCAAGTCCCTTCAGACTGTGCCCAAATCGGCTTCCCCTAGCCCCAGTTTATCAGACTGCAACAAAACCCCTGATCAGATACGAGAACTTAAGGCTAGTTATAGCCTTTGTCAGTTCCCAGATGATGAGGAGGTGTATCGCCTTATAGAGGTCACTGGTCTCTCCTGGGGTGAGATCAAGAAATGGTTTAGTGATCAGCGTCATAAGAGTGTGCAGCAGATCAAGTCTGAGGTCCTGCTGAAAGACAGCCAACCCCAAAAGTCCGTTCCCACGCAGTTCCCTCTcctggagagagtgaagggcaAATCTTCAGAGCAACTGCAAATGTTGGAGGAGAGTTTTCAGCGGGTCAGCTTCCCGACGCAGGCTGAAGTCGACCACCTTGTGGTGGACACCAAGCTCTCCAAGAATGAAATTGACTGCTGGTTTACAGAGCGCCGGGCTCTGCGGGATAATCTGGAGCAGGCCCTGCTGAACTCCATGGGCCCCAAGCGACTTGAGCAGCGGGGCTCACAAAATGGAGTCCATGATCAGGAGCATAGGGCCAGGTCCTCCCCTCTTCCCATTCTCACAACCTCCATGTGTGCCGAGCCCATCGACACCAAGTCTCTTGGCCTCCTCAAGGACGTTTTCACCCAGACACAGTGGCCGTCACCGGAAGAGTACAGCCACCTAGAAATCCAGACGGGCCTTGTGCGCACAGACATTGTGCGCTGGTTCAAGGACAGCCGTCTGGCTCTGAAGAATGGAACTCTGGAGTGGATGGAACAGTTCCAGAACTTAAGCAACAAGAAGCAGAATGGGCAGAGCTCTGCTTTGCTCACAGAACAGGCGCAGAGTGTTCTTCAGAGGCACTTCcaagacacaaagacactaaAAGGAGAAGACACGGAGAGACCACCGGAACGGTCAAAAATCATCAATCAAGAAATTGTCGACTGGTTCACTTCCAAGCTGGGACACACAATGTCGGACATCAGCAAGGGCAGGGACCAACATGGACAGACGAGTGTGGATCATGGAAGATGGGTGAAGGTTACAATGGCAGCTGATAATGAGAGGACCTGTTTGGAGACACAGAAAGTGACCCCAGATCTTGAAGTACTTACCGCAGAGCACCCTGGCAGAGTAACTGGGTGA